In Sulfurimonas sp. C5, the genomic window TTTAGCAGGGTTTACAGCACCCATAGCACCTTCGAATTGTTTTTTATTTTTAAGTACTTCTTGGTACTCCGGTTTTAAAAATAATTTTTGACCGTTAACAATGTTTTCTACGTCTTGCATCTTAAGCTCCTACTTCTTCTTTTTCCCATGGAGCTTTAGTATGGTTCCAAACTGGAGAGTTCATAGCTAAATCCATATCTTTTGCAAATACTGCGAATGCGTCATACCCGTGGTAAGGACCAGAATAATCCCAAGAGTGCATTTGTCTAAATGGAAGACCCATTTTTTGGAATACATATTTCTCTTTAACACCAGCAGCTACTAAATCCGGTTTTAATTTTTTAACGAATTTTTCAAGTTCATACTCGTTAACATCATCATAGATAAGAGTAGATCTTGCAATATCTTCTTTAGTACGTTTATAGTCATCACCGTGAGCGAACTCATAACCAGTACCGATAACTTCCATACCAAGATCTTCGTAAGCACCGATAACGTGACGAGGACGTAAACCACCAACGTATAACATTACTTGTTTACCCTCTAATTTCGGTTTAAATTTTGCGATAACCGCATCAGTCATAGCTGTATATTTAGCGATAACTTCTTCTGCTTTTTTCTGAATAGACTCATCAAAGAAAGCAGCAATTTTTCTTAAAGACTCAGTCGTTTTAGTTGGTCCGAAGAAGTTATATTCCATCCAAGGAATACCGAATTCTTGTTCCATGTGACGTGAGATATAGTTCATTGAACGGTAGCAGTGAAGTAAGTTTAACTTCGCTTTTGGAGCTACAGCTAATTCTTTATATGAAGCATCACCTGACCATTGTGCAATAACACGAAGACCGATCTCTTCAAGTAAGATACGAGTTGCCCAAGCATCTCCACCGATATTGTAATCCCCGATAATAGATACATCATAATCAGTAGATTCGAAATCAGCTCTTGCAGCAGCATCTGGCATAACTTCATCACGGATCATATCGTTTGCGATGTGGTGACCAAGTGATTGAGATACACCACGGAAACCTTCACAAGATACGGCAACAGTTGGTTTAGAACTCTCTTTTTTATGTACTTTTGCAACTGCAGAAATATCATCCCCGATAAGACCGATTGGACACTCTGATTGAATTGAGATACCGTTGTTTAACGGGAATAATTCATCAATCTCTTCAAGAGCTTTTTTCAGTTTTTTATCTCCACCGAATACGATGTCTTTTTCTGTAAAGTCTGTTGTAAAGTTCATTGTAACGAAAGTATCAACACCTGTAGTACCGATGTAGTAGTTACGACGACCAGCACGAGAATATTGACCACAACCAACTGGACCGTGAGAGATATGGATCATATCTTTAATTGGACCCCAAACAACCCCTTTAGAACCTGCATAAGCACAACCACGTTGAGACATTACACCTGGAACAGTTTGTTTGTTTGATCTTGTTTTATCACAAGCACCTTTAACACCTTCTGGTGCATCTACACCTAAGTGTTTTGCTCTGTTTTTAGCCGCTTTGGCAGGATAAACTTCTAAAACCTCTGCGATAGCTTCTTGTTGTAAAGCTTCTAAT contains:
- the nifD gene encoding nitrogenase molybdenum-iron protein alpha chain; protein product: MGPETLEALQQEAIAEVLEVYPAKAAKNRAKHLGVDAPEGVKGACDKTRSNKQTVPGVMSQRGCAYAGSKGVVWGPIKDMIHISHGPVGCGQYSRAGRRNYYIGTTGVDTFVTMNFTTDFTEKDIVFGGDKKLKKALEEIDELFPLNNGISIQSECPIGLIGDDISAVAKVHKKESSKPTVAVSCEGFRGVSQSLGHHIANDMIRDEVMPDAAARADFESTDYDVSIIGDYNIGGDAWATRILLEEIGLRVIAQWSGDASYKELAVAPKAKLNLLHCYRSMNYISRHMEQEFGIPWMEYNFFGPTKTTESLRKIAAFFDESIQKKAEEVIAKYTAMTDAVIAKFKPKLEGKQVMLYVGGLRPRHVIGAYEDLGMEVIGTGYEFAHGDDYKRTKEDIARSTLIYDDVNEYELEKFVKKLKPDLVAAGVKEKYVFQKMGLPFRQMHSWDYSGPYHGYDAFAVFAKDMDLAMNSPVWNHTKAPWEKEEVGA